The Myxococcus guangdongensis genome has a window encoding:
- a CDS encoding GAF domain-containing protein, with product MATSAFASLMNVSQLLLDKGFEPSNVTLALGQVGAALDVDRVYIFENSTAPDGRLLASQRYEWTAASASAQQDNPDLQNVPYDAVMPSWVEPLSSGRVLKGGPRDFPSPARELLERQDIRSLLVCPIVLCSEWWGFVGFDDCRTERTWPGEESHVLQALSNALAGSLRHARLRNTLNSVQTQLRTIIERRGTTPSS from the coding sequence ATGGCCACGAGTGCTTTCGCATCCCTCATGAACGTCTCGCAGCTCTTGTTGGACAAGGGCTTCGAGCCCAGCAACGTCACACTCGCGCTCGGGCAGGTGGGCGCGGCGTTGGATGTGGACCGGGTCTACATCTTCGAGAACAGCACCGCGCCCGACGGGAGGCTGCTGGCCAGTCAGCGCTACGAGTGGACCGCGGCGAGCGCCTCCGCGCAGCAGGACAACCCCGACCTGCAGAACGTGCCCTACGACGCGGTGATGCCGTCGTGGGTGGAGCCCCTGTCCTCGGGGCGCGTGCTCAAGGGCGGGCCGCGCGACTTCCCTTCACCCGCGAGGGAGCTGTTGGAGCGACAGGACATCCGCTCGCTGCTCGTGTGTCCCATCGTGCTGTGCAGCGAGTGGTGGGGCTTCGTGGGCTTCGACGACTGTCGCACCGAGCGCACCTGGCCGGGCGAGGAGAGCCATGTGCTCCAGGCCCTGTCCAACGCGCTGGCGGGCTCGCTGCGCCACGCGCGCCTGCGCAACACGCTCAACAGCGTGCAGACGCAGCTGCGCACCATCATCGAGCGCCGCGGCACCACCCCCTCCTCCTGA
- a CDS encoding DUF2490 domain-containing protein yields MRSHLPRLLALLLCSVAAAPAAVARPISSEAQFWYTVSAQGPISEPFLYYLEAQPRFGKDDGRAIFRAAGGSRVTQDLSLWLGYGWIPVWVWDGDPALRQNESRLFQQFLFTPRLGEVRTTVRARLEQRFLPGTTAVSHRARVMLRGGLPVAAEGRLSLIVWDEAFVHLNSVDNGPRQGFDMNRAFVGVGWKLGDHSSVEVGYLNVFTRRPTAETDQLIHTLSVSTPFNFL; encoded by the coding sequence ATGCGTTCGCACCTCCCCCGCCTCCTCGCCCTCCTGCTGTGCTCCGTGGCTGCTGCCCCCGCCGCCGTCGCCCGGCCGATCAGCTCCGAGGCGCAGTTCTGGTACACCGTCAGCGCCCAGGGTCCGATCTCCGAGCCGTTCCTGTATTACCTGGAGGCCCAGCCCCGCTTCGGCAAGGACGACGGCCGCGCCATCTTCCGCGCCGCGGGCGGCTCCCGCGTCACCCAGGACCTCTCCCTGTGGCTGGGCTACGGCTGGATTCCCGTCTGGGTCTGGGATGGAGACCCCGCGCTCCGCCAGAACGAGAGCCGCCTGTTCCAGCAATTCCTGTTCACTCCGAGGCTGGGCGAGGTGCGTACGACAGTCCGCGCGCGCCTGGAGCAGCGCTTCCTTCCGGGCACCACGGCGGTATCCCACCGCGCCCGGGTGATGCTGCGGGGTGGGCTGCCGGTGGCCGCCGAGGGCCGGCTGTCGCTCATCGTCTGGGACGAGGCCTTCGTCCACCTCAACTCCGTGGACAACGGGCCCCGCCAGGGCTTCGACATGAACCGCGCCTTCGTGGGCGTGGGCTGGAAGTTGGGGGACCACTCCTCCGTGGAGGTCGGCTACCTCAACGTCTTCACCCGCCGCCCCACCGCCGAGACGGACCAGCTCATCCACACACTCTCCGTCTCCACGCCCTTCAACTTCCTGTGA
- a CDS encoding M4 family metallopeptidase: MSIRRTEGSKPSVLPTISSEARPKSAAKTPTAANVIKDGFGPAAKTSDLARAENTLKPLPPPVGRLSLDSKEAQSAIQTALQHLDVGTKLPSQGLRGGIQYPSFVPKNVERDELGMTHVRLDRSHEGVKVYGEQVVAHLAKDGKVDSVTGDQTQIPAGIGTQKPALSNAQVLDIALKEFNGTPDRQPHSERIIYKDPSGQYRSAYRVEVADTTATENPRKMNYFIDANSGKVYEKFNTIDGFKNCPCATHGTGDAAATKGAAGTKGAAAAPADVKVSTSPNAQIKDKGSVTSKVTVADDVTVDKLKLSLDITHTYKGDLKVTLTSPSGKTFDVHNRTGGSADNIKQDFDLTAFAGESAKGEWTLKVSDHAAGDKGKLVKWGLSITPKTTQQPPTEPPAPGAADDTSIYSGKVALETKKQADGTYTLEDGTRGKGVATYDARNQEEASGQTQIKDDNNIWGEATDPERNRAAVDAHYGAAMTYDFLKNVLGRDSIDGKGEKLVSYVHVSENFVNAYWDGEKMSYGDGDGVDSGPLTALDIAGHEIAHGLTERTAGLIYRGESGGLNEAFSDIMGAGVEWYASTQNPAVKFNWTIGETAWTPTNGDDTDGLRYMDDPKKDNYSIDNYKDYPKQTEVHGSSGIANNAFYLLANGGTNRTSKIEVKDGIGMDKGLKIYYRALAHYMTPSTTFAQARTATIKAATDLYGADSAEVTKVKESWTAVGVN, from the coding sequence ATGAGCATTCGCCGCACTGAAGGTTCGAAGCCGTCGGTTCTCCCCACCATCTCCTCCGAGGCTCGGCCCAAGAGCGCCGCGAAGACCCCGACGGCCGCGAACGTCATCAAGGACGGGTTCGGCCCGGCCGCGAAGACGTCCGACCTGGCCCGCGCGGAGAACACGCTCAAGCCGCTGCCTCCCCCCGTCGGCCGCCTGTCGCTGGACAGCAAGGAGGCGCAGAGCGCCATCCAGACCGCGCTGCAGCACCTGGACGTGGGCACCAAGCTCCCGTCGCAGGGCCTGCGCGGCGGCATCCAGTACCCCTCCTTCGTCCCCAAGAACGTGGAGCGGGACGAGCTGGGCATGACGCACGTGCGCCTGGACCGCAGCCACGAGGGCGTGAAGGTCTACGGTGAGCAGGTCGTCGCGCACCTGGCCAAGGACGGCAAGGTCGACAGCGTCACGGGTGACCAGACCCAGATTCCGGCCGGCATCGGCACGCAGAAGCCCGCGCTGTCCAACGCCCAGGTGCTGGACATCGCGCTGAAGGAGTTCAACGGCACGCCGGACCGCCAGCCGCACTCCGAGCGCATCATCTACAAGGACCCGTCGGGCCAGTACCGCTCCGCGTACCGCGTCGAGGTCGCCGACACCACGGCCACCGAGAACCCGCGCAAGATGAACTACTTCATCGACGCGAACAGCGGGAAGGTCTACGAGAAGTTCAACACCATCGACGGCTTCAAGAACTGCCCCTGCGCCACGCACGGCACGGGTGACGCCGCCGCCACCAAGGGCGCGGCCGGGACGAAGGGCGCCGCCGCGGCCCCCGCGGACGTGAAGGTCTCCACGTCGCCCAACGCGCAGATCAAGGACAAGGGCTCGGTCACCTCCAAGGTGACGGTCGCCGACGACGTCACGGTCGACAAGCTCAAGCTGTCCCTGGACATCACCCACACGTACAAGGGTGACCTGAAGGTCACGCTGACCAGCCCCTCCGGCAAGACGTTCGACGTGCACAACCGCACGGGCGGCAGCGCGGACAACATCAAGCAGGACTTCGACCTGACCGCCTTCGCGGGCGAGTCCGCCAAGGGCGAGTGGACGCTGAAGGTGAGCGACCACGCCGCGGGCGACAAGGGCAAGCTGGTCAAGTGGGGCCTGTCCATCACCCCCAAGACGACCCAGCAGCCGCCCACCGAGCCGCCCGCGCCGGGCGCCGCGGACGACACGTCCATCTACAGCGGCAAGGTCGCGCTGGAGACCAAGAAGCAGGCGGACGGCACGTACACGCTCGAGGACGGCACCCGCGGCAAGGGCGTGGCCACGTACGACGCGCGCAACCAGGAAGAGGCCAGCGGCCAGACGCAGATCAAGGACGACAACAACATCTGGGGCGAGGCCACGGACCCGGAGCGCAACCGCGCCGCGGTCGACGCGCACTACGGCGCGGCGATGACGTACGACTTCCTGAAGAACGTCCTCGGCCGCGACTCCATCGACGGCAAGGGTGAGAAGCTGGTCTCCTACGTCCACGTCAGCGAGAACTTCGTCAACGCGTACTGGGACGGCGAGAAGATGAGCTACGGCGACGGCGACGGCGTGGACTCCGGTCCGCTCACCGCGCTGGACATCGCGGGCCACGAAATCGCCCACGGCCTCACCGAGCGCACCGCCGGCCTCATCTACCGCGGCGAGTCGGGCGGCCTGAACGAGGCGTTCAGCGACATCATGGGCGCGGGCGTGGAGTGGTACGCGTCCACGCAGAACCCGGCCGTGAAGTTCAACTGGACCATCGGCGAGACGGCGTGGACGCCGACCAACGGCGATGACACGGACGGCCTGCGGTACATGGACGACCCGAAGAAGGACAATTACTCCATCGACAACTACAAGGACTACCCGAAGCAGACGGAAGTCCACGGCTCCAGCGGCATCGCGAACAACGCGTTCTACCTGCTGGCCAACGGTGGCACGAACCGCACGTCCAAGATTGAGGTCAAGGACGGCATCGGGATGGATAAGGGCCTGAAGATCTACTACCGCGCCCTGGCCCACTACATGACGCCCAGCACCACGTTCGCCCAGGCGCGCACGGCCACCATCAAGGCGGCCACGGACCTGTACGGCGCGGACTCGGCCGAGGTGACGAAGGTGAAGGAGAGCTGGACCGCCGTCGGCGTGAACTAG
- a CDS encoding NAD(P)/FAD-dependent oxidoreductase yields MTRDLQRYDVVLVGGGVTGLMASHKLARLGLRLLLLEKQPTLASGPSTRNEGWLHRGSYHAGSVKDRQAAVQVARRCIYGHEQIRAFAPEAVEDADRPPLVLVRDADRLQELVSRWEEAGVFHRPLTKAQASARFPSADLARASAVFEVADVSINTRMLYRKLLTSAQQGGAEVLTGARLEHVRGSEATVVTADGSTLQLESRLFVYSTGFGARDLFRQFFELELPIRYWKSHLVVVPRLGGHGLFYVDPHEAAMMHHGDYSVVGLNEDALLCANPDYLVVPERADNLHRALGRLVPGWRSAGTYSDVACTKVDFAPDATSARSLNIAIHEPVPGHICILPGKMTEAPFLTDVLTARLYERLEDGLIAKRPCDVLHASLAAVTREAHHAA; encoded by the coding sequence GTGACGCGAGACCTGCAGCGGTATGACGTGGTGTTGGTGGGGGGCGGGGTGACGGGATTGATGGCGAGCCACAAGCTGGCGCGGCTCGGCCTGCGGTTGTTGTTGTTGGAGAAGCAGCCGACGTTGGCGAGCGGGCCGTCCACGCGCAACGAGGGCTGGCTGCACCGGGGCAGCTACCACGCGGGCTCGGTGAAGGACCGGCAGGCGGCGGTGCAGGTGGCGCGGCGCTGCATCTACGGCCACGAGCAGATTCGCGCGTTCGCGCCGGAGGCGGTGGAGGACGCGGACCGTCCGCCGCTGGTGCTGGTGCGGGACGCGGACCGGCTCCAGGAGCTGGTGTCGCGTTGGGAAGAGGCGGGGGTGTTCCACCGGCCGCTGACGAAGGCGCAGGCCTCCGCGCGCTTCCCGTCGGCGGACCTGGCGCGGGCCTCGGCGGTGTTCGAGGTGGCGGACGTGAGCATCAACACGCGGATGCTGTACCGCAAGCTGCTCACCTCCGCGCAGCAGGGCGGCGCCGAGGTGCTCACCGGCGCGCGACTGGAGCACGTGCGCGGCTCGGAGGCCACCGTCGTCACCGCGGACGGCTCGACGCTCCAGCTGGAGTCGCGGCTGTTCGTCTACTCGACGGGCTTCGGCGCGAGGGACTTGTTCCGCCAGTTCTTCGAGCTGGAGCTGCCCATCCGCTACTGGAAGAGCCACCTGGTGGTGGTGCCTCGGCTGGGCGGCCACGGGCTGTTCTACGTGGACCCGCACGAGGCGGCGATGATGCACCACGGGGACTACAGCGTCGTGGGGCTCAATGAGGACGCGCTCCTGTGCGCGAACCCCGACTATCTCGTGGTGCCCGAGCGCGCCGACAACCTCCACCGCGCGCTGGGGCGCCTGGTGCCGGGCTGGAGGAGCGCGGGCACGTACAGCGACGTCGCGTGCACCAAGGTGGACTTCGCGCCGGATGCCACGTCCGCGCGCTCGCTCAACATCGCCATCCACGAGCCGGTGCCGGGCCACATCTGCATCCTGCCGGGGAAGATGACCGAGGCGCCGTTCCTCACCGACGTGCTCACGGCGCGGCTCTACGAGCGACTGGAGGACGGGCTCATCGCGAAGCGGCCGTGTGACGTGCTCCACGCCAGCCTCGCCGCCGTCACGCGGGAGGCCCACCATGCGGCTTGA
- a CDS encoding aldo/keto reductase, with protein MSAVELGLGLLSLGRTWGYRSEPPPTEADGQHLLDTAFELGVRCYDTAPAYGSSEQRFGAFLSRLGAERSSVFVATKLGEHWDAGTQTSFTDHSYDALRRSLDESARRLGRIDLLQVHKATAANVGSPDVLRVLESAGALGVRHVGVSVSDVAAAEAACDVGIYSFLQFPFNVLNTTLAPAFDLASRHGLQVLVNRPFAMGQLVQEEGRNPSRSARESLQHILAQRFCGYVLTGTKSAKHLLETHAVFRLLQR; from the coding sequence ATGAGCGCGGTGGAGTTGGGGTTGGGGTTGCTATCACTCGGGCGCACGTGGGGCTATCGCTCCGAGCCGCCTCCGACCGAGGCCGATGGACAGCACCTGCTCGACACCGCGTTCGAGCTGGGCGTGCGCTGCTACGACACCGCGCCCGCGTATGGCTCGAGCGAGCAGCGCTTCGGCGCCTTCCTGTCGCGGCTCGGCGCCGAGCGGAGCTCCGTCTTCGTCGCCACCAAGCTGGGGGAGCACTGGGACGCAGGGACGCAGACGTCGTTCACGGACCATTCGTACGACGCGCTCCGGAGGAGTCTGGACGAGAGCGCGCGGCGGCTCGGGCGCATCGACCTGCTCCAGGTGCACAAGGCGACGGCGGCCAACGTGGGCTCGCCCGACGTGTTGCGGGTGCTCGAGTCCGCGGGGGCGCTCGGGGTGCGTCACGTGGGCGTCAGCGTGAGCGATGTGGCCGCGGCCGAGGCCGCGTGTGACGTGGGCATCTACTCGTTCCTCCAGTTCCCGTTCAACGTGTTGAACACCACGCTCGCGCCCGCGTTCGACCTGGCCTCGCGCCACGGGTTGCAGGTCCTGGTCAACCGGCCCTTCGCCATGGGGCAGCTCGTCCAGGAGGAGGGGAGGAACCCCTCACGGAGCGCGCGGGAGTCGCTCCAGCACATCCTGGCCCAGCGCTTCTGCGGCTACGTGCTCACGGGCACCAAGTCCGCGAAGCACCTGCTCGAAACCCACGCTGTCTTCCGCTTGCTCCAGCGCTGA
- a CDS encoding DMT family transporter, which produces MWIAYGLGAGVMLGLYDVWTKKAMTGNSVIPVVMWSSLFGALCWVPALIPGALPIAIDPFGLTWREQAWLLPKGVAMTASWILAYYAVRELPISIAGAVRASGPLWTLAGGFLMFRELLTPLQFLGLMLTVCSYYVLSIVGRKEGLSLSKSRSFWWMLAATALSAATTVYDKFLVARLALPVLELQASSAFQRCLLSALVFVPYMWRRGAWGLGLTWSWGIPLVGGSWVAAELIYFVAISEPQALVTHLSVLRRTSLIVGFVLSALFFREANLALKSGMIAVLILGMAILILGG; this is translated from the coding sequence ATGTGGATTGCGTATGGCCTGGGCGCGGGCGTGATGCTCGGCCTGTATGACGTGTGGACGAAGAAGGCGATGACGGGCAACAGCGTCATCCCCGTCGTCATGTGGTCCTCCCTCTTCGGCGCGCTGTGCTGGGTGCCGGCGTTGATTCCAGGCGCGCTGCCCATCGCCATCGACCCCTTCGGCCTCACATGGCGCGAGCAGGCGTGGCTGCTCCCCAAGGGCGTGGCGATGACGGCCTCGTGGATCCTCGCGTACTACGCGGTGCGCGAGCTGCCCATCTCCATCGCCGGCGCGGTGCGAGCCTCGGGCCCGCTGTGGACGCTCGCGGGCGGGTTCCTGATGTTCCGCGAGCTGCTCACGCCCCTCCAGTTCCTGGGGCTGATGCTCACCGTCTGCTCGTACTACGTGCTGTCCATCGTGGGCCGCAAGGAAGGGCTCTCGCTGTCGAAGAGCCGCTCCTTCTGGTGGATGCTCGCCGCCACCGCGCTGTCGGCGGCGACCACCGTCTACGACAAGTTCCTCGTCGCGCGTCTGGCGCTGCCGGTGCTGGAGCTGCAAGCCAGCTCCGCGTTCCAGCGCTGCCTGCTGTCCGCGCTCGTCTTCGTCCCGTACATGTGGCGACGGGGCGCGTGGGGCCTGGGGCTCACCTGGAGCTGGGGCATCCCCCTGGTGGGGGGCTCGTGGGTGGCGGCGGAGCTCATCTACTTCGTCGCCATCTCCGAGCCCCAGGCCTTGGTGACCCACCTGTCCGTGCTGCGCAGGACGAGCCTCATCGTGGGCTTCGTGCTGTCGGCGCTCTTCTTCCGCGAGGCCAACCTCGCGCTGAAGTCCGGGATGATCGCCGTGCTCATCCTGGGCATGGCCATCCTCATCCTGGGAGGTTAG
- a CDS encoding KamA family radical SAM protein produces the protein MSASSNAVRSLSVGQRYRAFTHRNLDELTTRAGLSAEERLAVQAVAQVLPFRVNSYVVEELIDWSAAPDDPIYKLVFPQADMLPAQDVSRLVDLMREGTASLELAAYVREVRARLNPHPAGQMELNVPRQANEEAIPGLQHKYQETVLFFPKQGQTCHAYCTYCFRWAQFVGDADLKFASKDIAPMVDYVREHEEVTNVLFTGGDPMVMGEAVLSRYIEPLLDIEHLEAIRIGTKSLAYWPQRFVTDPDADDTLRLFEKVVASGKSLAFMAHFSHPREMESDIVQEAVRRIRSTGAVIRTQAPLIRGINDDAATWERMWRTHLRHGMVPYYMFVERDTGPQDYFAVPLASAYDIFQQAYRRVSGLARTVRGPSMSATPGKVCVDGVLELGGEKVFMLHFIQARDAQLVGKPFFARYDEHATWLHDLKPALGASRFPWEADLSLGEAANLPG, from the coding sequence GTGAGCGCTTCATCCAACGCGGTGCGGTCTCTGTCCGTGGGACAGCGGTACCGTGCCTTCACCCACAGAAACCTGGACGAGTTGACGACCCGAGCGGGGCTCTCCGCGGAGGAGCGGCTGGCCGTCCAAGCGGTGGCCCAGGTGCTGCCCTTCCGGGTCAACAGCTACGTCGTCGAGGAACTCATCGATTGGTCGGCCGCGCCGGACGACCCCATCTACAAGCTGGTGTTCCCGCAGGCGGACATGCTGCCGGCCCAGGACGTGTCACGCCTGGTCGACCTGATGCGCGAGGGCACGGCCAGCCTGGAGCTGGCGGCGTACGTGCGTGAGGTGCGCGCGCGCCTCAATCCGCATCCCGCCGGGCAGATGGAGCTGAACGTGCCCCGGCAGGCGAACGAGGAGGCGATACCGGGGCTCCAGCACAAGTACCAGGAGACGGTGCTGTTCTTCCCCAAGCAGGGGCAGACGTGTCACGCCTACTGCACGTACTGCTTCCGCTGGGCGCAGTTCGTGGGGGACGCGGACTTGAAGTTCGCGTCGAAGGACATCGCGCCCATGGTGGACTACGTGCGCGAGCACGAGGAGGTCACCAACGTGCTCTTCACCGGGGGCGACCCCATGGTGATGGGCGAGGCGGTGCTGTCGCGCTACATCGAGCCGCTCCTGGACATCGAGCACCTGGAGGCCATCCGCATCGGCACCAAGTCGCTGGCGTACTGGCCGCAGCGCTTCGTGACGGACCCGGACGCGGACGACACGCTGCGCCTGTTCGAGAAGGTGGTGGCGTCCGGCAAGAGCCTGGCCTTCATGGCGCACTTCTCCCATCCCCGGGAGATGGAGTCGGACATCGTGCAGGAGGCGGTGCGCCGCATCCGCTCCACGGGCGCGGTCATCCGCACCCAGGCGCCGCTCATCCGCGGCATCAACGACGACGCGGCCACGTGGGAGCGCATGTGGCGCACGCACCTGCGCCACGGCATGGTGCCGTATTACATGTTCGTCGAGCGCGACACCGGGCCGCAGGACTACTTCGCCGTGCCGCTCGCGTCCGCGTACGACATCTTCCAGCAGGCGTACCGGCGAGTGTCGGGGCTGGCGCGCACGGTGCGCGGGCCCTCCATGTCCGCCACGCCAGGCAAGGTGTGCGTGGACGGCGTGCTCGAGCTGGGCGGCGAGAAGGTCTTCATGCTGCACTTCATCCAGGCGCGCGACGCCCAGCTCGTGGGCAAGCCCTTCTTCGCGCGCTACGACGAGCACGCCACGTGGCTGCACGACTTGAAGCCCGCGCTGGGCGCCTCGCGCTTCCCGTGGGAAGCGGACCTCTCCCTCGGAGAGGCGGCTAACCTCCCAGGATGA
- a CDS encoding M16 family metallopeptidase: MRRVLGAVTAAAFLGCAASREAAQPTPPPPAPEPAKVEASAQAPKLQVPVEYYKLDNGLKVVLSRDTTAPKAMVGVYYNIGFRIEPRNRTGFAHLFEHMMFQGSTNLGKMELARLIQKNGGTFNGSTRFDFTNYFEIVPSNTLETMLWAEADRMRGLEVTPENLKNQQGVVANEVKVNVLNRPYGGFPWLDMPQVANTNWYNAHNFYGDLKDLEAATLEDVRAFFKTYYAPSNAALVVVGDFEPEQVKGWVQQYFGALPKAPVPQLPDISEPRQEKEKRHDKKDARVTRPAFAAGYHMPPVGTPEFYAMALIDEILLQGSDSALYQQLVQKKGITGELSGGVNELGNQWNYNGPMQWTVYMYHDTVISPETIAGEIDGVVAKLVEKPVDAATLARARVKARSRLYEHVESILGFGRADLLASSALFFDDPERLNRLEDELMKVTPEVIQRTAREYLRPTNRTVLTVSASPQTLQAD; the protein is encoded by the coding sequence ATGAGAAGAGTCCTCGGAGCGGTTACCGCCGCCGCGTTCCTCGGGTGCGCGGCTTCACGTGAAGCAGCCCAGCCCACGCCCCCGCCGCCTGCGCCCGAGCCGGCGAAGGTGGAGGCCTCCGCCCAGGCGCCGAAGCTCCAGGTGCCGGTGGAGTACTACAAGCTCGACAACGGCTTGAAGGTGGTGCTGTCGCGCGACACCACCGCGCCCAAGGCGATGGTGGGCGTCTACTACAACATCGGCTTCCGCATCGAGCCGAGGAACCGCACGGGCTTCGCGCACCTGTTCGAGCACATGATGTTCCAGGGCTCGACGAACCTGGGGAAGATGGAGCTGGCGCGGCTCATCCAGAAGAACGGGGGCACGTTCAACGGCTCCACGCGCTTCGACTTCACGAACTACTTCGAAATCGTCCCGTCGAACACGCTGGAGACGATGCTGTGGGCCGAGGCCGACCGCATGCGCGGCCTGGAGGTGACGCCGGAGAACCTCAAGAACCAGCAGGGCGTGGTGGCCAACGAGGTGAAGGTCAACGTCCTCAACCGGCCCTACGGCGGCTTCCCGTGGCTGGACATGCCGCAGGTGGCGAACACCAACTGGTACAACGCGCACAACTTCTACGGCGACCTGAAGGACCTGGAGGCCGCCACGCTCGAGGACGTGCGGGCGTTCTTCAAGACGTACTACGCGCCGAGCAACGCCGCGCTGGTGGTGGTGGGGGACTTCGAGCCCGAGCAGGTGAAGGGCTGGGTGCAGCAGTACTTCGGGGCCTTGCCCAAGGCGCCGGTGCCCCAGCTGCCGGACATCTCCGAGCCTCGCCAGGAGAAGGAGAAGCGGCACGACAAGAAGGACGCGCGAGTCACGCGGCCGGCGTTCGCGGCGGGCTACCACATGCCCCCGGTGGGCACGCCGGAGTTCTACGCGATGGCGCTCATCGACGAAATCCTGCTGCAGGGCAGCGACAGCGCGCTCTACCAGCAGCTGGTGCAGAAGAAGGGCATCACCGGCGAGCTGAGCGGTGGGGTGAACGAGCTGGGCAACCAGTGGAACTACAACGGGCCCATGCAGTGGACCGTCTACATGTATCACGACACGGTCATCTCGCCGGAGACGATTGCCGGGGAGATTGATGGGGTGGTGGCGAAGCTGGTGGAGAAGCCGGTGGACGCGGCGACGCTGGCGCGCGCGCGGGTGAAGGCGCGCTCGCGGTTGTACGAGCACGTGGAGAGCATCCTTGGCTTCGGCCGGGCGGACCTGCTGGCCTCGTCCGCGCTGTTCTTCGACGACCCGGAGCGGCTCAACCGGCTGGAGGACGAGCTGATGAAGGTGACGCCCGAGGTGATTCAGCGCACGGCCCGCGAGTACCTGCGTCCGACGAACCGCACGGTGCTCACGGTGTCGGCTTCCCCCCAGACGCTCCAGGCTGACTGA
- a CDS encoding M16 family metallopeptidase, with translation MTFHSIRNRLVASSLLVFGLAAAPVLAAPAAKEAPPAPAAPKPFNVPERTSFKLDNGLEVSLLPYGDMPKVAIQLVVDTGNIHEKSDEVWLMDLAGKLLKEGTTTRSAEQVAQAAAELGGQLEVGTQQDQSHVGLEVLSEFAPKAVTLVADVVQNPAFPASEVERVKGDLVRELAVYRTMPQVLANEVMAKAIYGDHPYGRTLATEAQLQRYTREHVVKHYEANVGAARSRLYVVGRFEPAQVEKVVREAFSGWRAGPERVKNVPKQQVAKSVQFLDRPGSVQSTVRVATKALPPTSEDAIALEVLDTMLGGYFSSRITANIREKKGYAYSPYSAVSEHVEDAYWVQNADVTTANTGDSLKEILKEVDTLRKTAPPAEELRDVQNYLAGAFLLQNSSRMGLIYKLRYVDLHGLPETYLKDYVSRVMAVTPDQVRAVAAKVLAQDAMTIVIVGDMKVVKPQLKVLPPKLR, from the coding sequence ATGACCTTCCATTCCATTCGCAATCGTCTCGTCGCGTCCTCGCTGTTGGTGTTCGGGCTGGCCGCGGCGCCCGTGCTCGCCGCGCCCGCGGCGAAGGAGGCGCCTCCGGCTCCGGCGGCGCCCAAGCCCTTCAACGTTCCCGAGCGCACCTCGTTCAAGCTCGACAACGGGCTGGAGGTGTCGCTGTTGCCGTATGGCGACATGCCCAAGGTGGCCATCCAGCTGGTGGTGGACACGGGCAACATCCATGAGAAGTCGGACGAGGTCTGGCTCATGGACCTGGCGGGCAAGCTGCTCAAGGAGGGCACGACGACGCGCTCCGCGGAGCAGGTGGCCCAGGCCGCCGCGGAGCTGGGCGGACAGTTGGAGGTGGGCACGCAGCAGGACCAGTCCCACGTGGGCCTGGAGGTGCTCTCCGAGTTCGCGCCGAAGGCGGTGACGCTGGTGGCGGACGTGGTCCAGAACCCGGCCTTCCCCGCGTCGGAGGTGGAGCGGGTGAAGGGCGACCTGGTGCGCGAGCTGGCGGTGTACCGGACGATGCCGCAGGTGTTGGCGAACGAGGTGATGGCGAAGGCGATTTATGGGGACCATCCCTACGGGCGCACGTTGGCGACGGAGGCGCAGCTCCAGCGGTACACGCGGGAGCACGTGGTGAAGCACTACGAGGCCAACGTGGGCGCGGCGCGCTCGCGGCTGTACGTGGTGGGGCGCTTCGAGCCCGCGCAGGTGGAGAAGGTGGTGCGCGAAGCCTTCAGCGGCTGGCGCGCGGGCCCCGAGCGGGTGAAGAACGTGCCGAAGCAGCAGGTGGCGAAGTCGGTGCAGTTCCTGGACCGGCCGGGCTCGGTGCAGTCCACGGTGCGGGTGGCGACGAAGGCGCTGCCGCCGACGAGCGAGGACGCCATCGCGTTGGAGGTGCTGGACACGATGCTGGGGGGGTACTTCAGCTCGCGCATCACCGCGAACATCCGCGAGAAGAAGGGCTATGCGTACTCGCCGTACAGCGCGGTCTCCGAGCACGTGGAGGATGCGTACTGGGTGCAGAACGCGGACGTGACGACGGCGAACACGGGCGATTCGCTGAAGGAGATCCTCAAGGAGGTGGACACGCTGAGGAAGACGGCGCCGCCGGCGGAGGAGCTCCGCGACGTGCAGAACTACCTGGCGGGGGCGTTCCTGCTCCAGAACTCGTCGCGCATGGGCCTCATCTACAAGCTGCGCTACGTGGACCTGCACGGCCTGCCGGAGACGTACCTGAAGGACTACGTGAGCCGGGTGATGGCGGTGACGCCGGACCAGGTGCGCGCCGTGGCGGCGAAGGTGCTCGCGCAGGACGCGATGACCATCGTCATCGTGGGTGACATGAAGGTGGTCAAGCCGCAGCTGAAGGTGCTGCCGCCGAAGCTGCGCTGA